The Brassica oleracea var. oleracea cultivar TO1000 chromosome C6, BOL, whole genome shotgun sequence genome includes a region encoding these proteins:
- the LOC106299900 gene encoding delta(24)-sterol reductase-like, protein MSDLEAPLVRPKRKKIWVDYFIQFRWIVVIFIVLPISATLYFLTYLGDVWSETKSYEKRQKEHDQNVNKVIKRLKGRDAAKDGLVCTARKPWIAVGMRNVDYKRARHFEVDLSAFRNILKIDIDRMIARVEPLVNMGQISRVTVPMNLSLAVVAELDDLTVGGLINGYGIEGSSHVHGLFTDTVEAYEIVLAGGELVRATRDNEYSDLFYAIPWSQGTLGLLVAAEIRLIHIKEYMKLTYIPVKGDLQTIAQGYMDSFAPRDGDPAKIPDFVEGMVYSPSEGVMMTGKYASREEAKKKGNKINNVGWWFKPWFYQYAQTALKKGEFVEYIPTREYYHRHTSSLYWEGKLILPFGDQFWFRFLFGWLMPPKVSLLKATQGEAIRNYYHEMHVIQDMLVPLYKVGDALEWVDREMEVYPLWLCPHKLFKQSVKSMISPEPGFEYEMRQGDTKDAQMYTDVGVYYAPGPVLRGEVFDGVEAVRKMEQWLIENHSYQPQYAVSELDERSFWRMFDADLYEHCRRKYKAIGTFMSIYYKSKKGRKTENEVREAEQAHLETAYAEGD, encoded by the exons ATGTCGGATCTTGAGGCACCATTAGTACGTCCCAAGAGAAAGAAGATATGGGTTGATTACTTTATCCAGTTCCGATGGATCGTCGTCATCTTCATCGTCCTTCCCATATCTGCCACATTGTACTTCCTCACCTATCTTGGCGATGTCTGGTCTGAAACAAAGTCCTACGAGAAACGTCAAAAAGAACACGACCAAAACGTTAACAAAGTCATCAAACGACTCAAGGGAAGGGATGCAGCAAAGGACGGCCTTGTTTGCACCGCACGTAAACCGTGGATCGCTGTAGGAATGAGAAACGTGGACTACAAGCGAGCCCGACATTTCGAGGTCGACTTGTCTGCTTTCCGTAACATCTTAAAGATTGACATAGACAGAATGATTGCTAGAGTGGAGCCTCTTGTGAACATGGGACAGATTAGCCGTGTTACGGTACCAATGAACCTATCCCTTGCTGTTGTTGCTGAGCTAGATGATCTCACCGTTGGTGGACTCATCAACGGCTACGGTATTGAAGGAAGCTCTCACGTGCATGGTTTGTTTACAGACACTGTTGAGGCTTACGAGATTGTTCTAGCCGGTGGGGAACTTGTCCGGGCCACTAGGGACAATGAGTACTCTGACCTCTTCTATGCTATCCCATGGTCACAAGGGACACTTGGGCTTCTTGTTGCTGCCGAGATCAGGCTTATACACATCAAGGAATACATGAAACTTACTTACATTCCGGTCAAGGGTGATCTACAAACCATAGCTCAGGGCTATATGGATTCTTTTGCACCTAGAGATGGTGATCCAGCTAAGATCCCTGATTTTGTTGAAGGCATGGTTTATAGTCCAAGTGAAGGTGTAATGATGACAGGTAAATATGCATCAAGAGAAGAGGCCAAGAAGAAAGGGAACAAGATCAATAACGTTGGATGGTGGTTCAAGCCATGGTTCTACCAATATGCACAAACGGCATTGAAGAAAGGAGAGTTTGTTGAGTACATTCCAACTCGAGAATATTACCATAGGCATACTAGTTCCTTGTACTGGGAAGGTAAGCTTATCCTTCCTTTTGGTGACCAGTTCTGGTTTAGGTTCTTGTTTGGATGGTTGATGCCTCCAAAGGTCTCTCTTCTTAAGGCCACTCAAGGGGAAGCCATCAGAAACTACTACCATGAAATGCATGTTATCCAAGACATGCTTGTTCCTCTCTACAAAGTGGGTGATGCTCTCGAATGGGTCGACCGTGAAATGGAG GTATATCCACTTTGGCTGTGCCCTCACAAACTCTTCAAACAATCAGTTAAAAGCATGATTAGCCCTGAACCAGGATTTGAGTATGAGATGAGACAAGGAGACACAAAAGATGCACAGATGTACACTGACGTTGGAGTCTACTATGCTCCAGGTCCTGTCCTGAGAGGCGAAGTGTTTGATGGAGTAGAAGCAGTGCGCAAGATGGAGCAGTGGCTGATAGAAAACCATAGCTACCAGCCTCAGTATGCAGTATCTGAGCTCGACGAGAGAAGCTTCTGGAGAATGTTTGACGCTGACTTGTACGAGCATTGCCGCAGGAAGTACAAGGCTATAGGCACATTCATGAGCATTTACTACAAGTCGAAGAAGGGACGTAAGACTGAGAACGAAGTCAGAGAAGCTGAGCAAGCTCATCTCGAAACAGCCTATGCCGAGGGAGATTAA